A region of Streptomyces paludis DNA encodes the following proteins:
- a CDS encoding scabin-related ADP-ribosyltransferase, which produces MSGLGLHAHTGVAAHTGNQAPSKGDRRALPASLRAAWVLLHVLFALTCLGVFGVITGSAAGGVMSPGLVAIALYAAGPGTLSWLLAWYIPQRPRGPRGRRVWGGLAALQIWLVVSSLLNLAAGSYRGLSQLLLPVMILTFLSRPESREWFGVPVRTESPRELFARLLARLSLSRLRVRRRQRGQATVEYVGLVVLVALIIAALVTGGVSNRVGDGLRTVVCNIVDASCGTAGGGGGGGGGGGGGGGGGDTGGTGGTGGTGGASGGANGGTGGGDNGGTGGTDGGTGSANGGGDNGTSGSGGANGGVDGGGANGGGDEGAASGGNNSGGGGGDDEGAASGGTNSGGAASGGSNSGGSNGSSGSDGGNDNGGGSVVGGASGGSGSGGSSGSGGTSGGTSGGTSGGTSGGTSGGSSSGGNNGGSTTSGGSASGGSSGGNDDDDDGGAAAVGGSSSGGSSSGGSSSGGSSSGGSSSGGSSSGGSSSGGSDGGNDDGGGAAVGGASGGSSGGSSSGGSSSGGASGGSSGGASGGASGGSSGGSSSGGSSGGLSGGSSSGGASGGASGGSSGGSSSGGSSSGGSSGGSSGGSSGGSASGGSGGSVGGAVGGAVGGAIGGSSGGSSSGGSSSGGSSGGSSGGSSGGASGGSSGGSSGGSSGGSSGGASGGSSGGASGGASGGSSGGASGGSSGGSSSSGKSDGEPDPDDSEDPDDPDDPDDDPDEPDDDCDQSAKSGNRSSGLTSSVPYSSGRIILAAGASGGVGSTTEQVQSAMAVFAATSLSVSSAAVPGFDTYQDAEDAAKNAWDGNSGGSNSALTPGGGSSCDTDEEKRLKELLDKAAKEKEKQEQEAKEKLEKAVKDLEAKQKEAEREAQEKLDKAAKDKQKGPKPNPHPEVATDPDADVSGIPDEVVWRESDETLYRFDDRPPEDIFLNGFEPRDPSYSNLYDYVVSNTGSSFVGTTTNTEPDLLYESAQYRYDIVAPGGIDVNATFGSDSRWASENEIAFPGGIDSGYIRGVWKLQPDGTWGEYQANEEWYIEPHERD; this is translated from the coding sequence TTGTCCGGACTCGGTCTCCATGCGCATACCGGCGTTGCCGCGCACACGGGCAACCAGGCGCCGTCCAAGGGCGATCGGCGCGCGTTGCCCGCGTCGCTCAGGGCCGCGTGGGTGCTGCTCCACGTGCTGTTCGCGCTCACCTGCCTCGGCGTATTCGGGGTGATCACCGGGTCCGCCGCCGGCGGGGTGATGTCTCCGGGGCTCGTCGCCATCGCGCTGTACGCGGCCGGGCCGGGAACGCTGTCCTGGCTGCTCGCGTGGTACATCCCACAGCGCCCGCGCGGCCCGCGTGGCCGACGGGTCTGGGGCGGTCTGGCCGCACTCCAGATATGGCTGGTCGTCAGCAGCCTGCTCAACCTCGCCGCCGGTTCGTACCGCGGCCTCAGCCAGCTGCTGCTGCCGGTGATGATCCTGACGTTCCTCTCCCGGCCCGAGAGCCGCGAGTGGTTCGGGGTGCCCGTACGGACGGAAAGCCCACGCGAGCTGTTCGCCCGGTTGCTCGCCCGGCTCTCGCTCTCCCGCCTACGCGTCCGACGGCGCCAGCGGGGGCAGGCGACCGTGGAGTACGTGGGGCTGGTCGTCCTCGTCGCCCTGATCATCGCGGCCCTGGTCACCGGCGGCGTGTCGAACCGCGTCGGGGACGGGCTCAGGACGGTGGTCTGCAACATCGTCGACGCGTCGTGCGGAACGGCCGGCGGCGGGGGAGGCGGCGGTGGTGGCGGTGGCGGTGGCGGTGGTGGCGGCGATACGGGTGGTACGGGCGGTACCGGCGGTACGGGGGGCGCGAGCGGCGGGGCCAACGGCGGTACGGGCGGCGGCGACAACGGCGGTACGGGTGGCACTGACGGCGGTACGGGTAGCGCCAACGGCGGCGGTGACAACGGTACTTCCGGTTCGGGCGGTGCGAACGGCGGCGTTGACGGTGGCGGTGCCAACGGTGGCGGCGACGAGGGCGCGGCCTCCGGCGGCAACAACTCGGGCGGCGGCGGAGGCGATGACGAGGGCGCGGCCTCCGGGGGCACCAACTCGGGCGGGGCCGCTTCGGGAGGCTCGAACTCCGGTGGCAGTAACGGCAGTAGCGGTAGCGACGGCGGCAACGACAACGGCGGAGGGTCCGTCGTGGGCGGGGCCTCCGGGGGTTCCGGCTCCGGGGGTAGTAGCGGCAGCGGCGGTACGTCCGGCGGTACGTCCGGTGGTACATCCGGGGGGACGTCCGGAGGCACGTCGGGCGGCTCCAGCTCCGGTGGGAACAACGGCGGGAGTACTACATCCGGTGGGAGTGCTTCCGGTGGCAGTAGCGGTGGAAACGACGATGACGACGACGGAGGAGCTGCCGCTGTAGGCGGTTCCAGCTCCGGTGGCTCCAGCTCGGGCGGTTCCAGTTCCGGCGGTTCCAGTTCCGGCGGTTCCAGCTCCGGTGGCTCCAGCTCGGGTGGTTCCAGTTCCGGCGGAAGCGACGGTGGAAACGACGACGGCGGAGGCGCGGCCGTAGGCGGAGCCTCTGGTGGCTCTTCGGGCGGTTCGAGTTCCGGTGGTTCAAGTTCGGGCGGCGCCAGTGGCGGCAGCAGCGGTGGGGCTTCGGGCGGGGCTTCGGGCGGTTCGTCCGGTGGCTCCAGCTCCGGCGGCTCCAGCGGCGGTTTGTCCGGTGGTTCGAGTTCGGGCGGCGCTAGCGGCGGCGCCAGCGGCGGCAGTAGCGGTGGTTCCAGCTCCGGCGGTTCAAGTTCCGGCGGCAGCAGCGGTGGTTCGTCCGGCGGCTCGTCCGGTGGTTCCGCCTCGGGTGGCTCGGGCGGCTCAGTGGGCGGTGCCGTTGGAGGTGCCGTAGGTGGCGCGATAGGTGGCTCTTCGGGCGGCTCCAGCTCGGGCGGCTCCAGCTCCGGCGGGAGCAGTGGCGGCAGCAGCGGCGGTTCCTCCGGCGGCGCGTCAGGCGGTTCCTCCGGCGGGAGCAGTGGCGGCAGCAGCGGCGGTTCCTCCGGCGGCGCGTCAGGCGGTTCCTCCGGCGGGGCTTCGGGTGGGGCTTCAGGCGGTTCTTCAGGAGGGGCTTCAGGCGGCTCCTCGGGCGGGTCCAGCAGCAGCGGCAAGTCCGACGGGGAGCCCGACCCGGATGACTCGGAAGACCCGGACGATCCCGATGACCCGGATGATGACCCGGACGAGCCGGACGACGATTGCGATCAGTCCGCCAAGTCCGGGAACCGCTCCAGCGGCCTCACCTCATCGGTCCCGTACTCCAGCGGCCGGATCATCCTGGCCGCCGGCGCCAGTGGCGGCGTCGGCTCCACCACGGAGCAAGTGCAGTCCGCCATGGCGGTGTTCGCCGCTACCTCCCTGTCCGTCAGCAGCGCCGCCGTCCCCGGTTTCGACACGTATCAGGACGCCGAGGACGCGGCCAAGAACGCCTGGGACGGGAACAGCGGCGGCAGCAACTCCGCGCTCACGCCGGGCGGGGGCAGCAGCTGCGACACGGACGAGGAGAAGCGGCTCAAGGAGCTGCTCGACAAGGCGGCCAAGGAGAAGGAGAAGCAGGAACAAGAGGCCAAGGAGAAGCTCGAAAAGGCCGTCAAGGACCTGGAAGCCAAGCAGAAAGAGGCCGAGAGGGAAGCCCAGGAGAAGCTCGACAAGGCGGCCAAGGACAAGCAGAAGGGGCCGAAGCCGAACCCGCACCCCGAGGTCGCGACCGACCCGGACGCGGATGTGTCGGGTATCCCGGACGAGGTGGTGTGGCGCGAGTCGGACGAGACGCTCTACCGCTTCGACGACCGCCCCCCGGAGGACATCTTCCTGAACGGCTTCGAGCCCAGGGATCCGAGCTACTCGAACCTGTACGACTACGTAGTGTCGAACACGGGATCGTCCTTCGTCGGGACGACGACCAATACCGAGCCGGATCTGCTCTACGAGAGCGCCCAGTACCGCTACGACATCGTCGCGCCGGGCGGTATCGACGTGAACGCCACCTTCGGCAGTGACAGCCGCTGGGCCAGCGAGAACGAGATCGCGTTCCCCGGCGGCATCGACTCGGGGTACATCAGGGGCGTATGGAAGCTCCAGCCGGACGGTACGTGGGGCGAGTACCAGGCGAACGAAGAGTGGTACATCGAACCGCACGAACGAGACTGA
- a CDS encoding NADPH-dependent F420 reductase — translation MRSITIIGTGNMARALGTLALAGGNTVEVMGRDHTKSADLAKALGGGATAGEWGAVPAGDLVIVALLSDGVVPAVTHYGDALAGKVIVDISNPFNATSDGLAHREVTSIAREVAKVAPAGASVVKGFNTVFRHVLENGRPDIFIAGDNAQAKAGVEAFVRSLGMRPLDAGGLEMAHWLEGAGVLTMGLARHGVGGWDFALGVTELPAA, via the coding sequence ATGCGCAGCATCACCATCATCGGTACGGGAAACATGGCCCGCGCCCTCGGCACACTGGCGCTGGCCGGCGGCAACACCGTCGAGGTCATGGGCCGCGATCACACCAAGTCCGCCGACCTGGCCAAGGCTCTCGGCGGCGGCGCCACGGCGGGAGAGTGGGGCGCCGTCCCGGCCGGGGACCTCGTCATCGTCGCCCTGTTGTCCGACGGTGTCGTTCCGGCCGTCACACACTACGGAGACGCCCTCGCGGGCAAGGTCATCGTCGACATCAGCAACCCCTTCAATGCCACGTCCGACGGCCTGGCCCACCGCGAGGTCACCTCGATCGCGCGGGAAGTCGCCAAGGTGGCCCCGGCCGGCGCCAGTGTGGTGAAGGGATTCAACACCGTCTTCCGTCATGTCCTGGAGAACGGCCGGCCCGACATCTTCATCGCCGGCGACAACGCGCAGGCCAAGGCCGGTGTGGAGGCGTTCGTCAGGAGCCTCGGAATGCGCCCGTTGGACGCCGGTGGCCTGGAAATGGCGCACTGGCTGGAGGGCGCGGGTGTGCTCACGATGGGCCTCGCCCGCCACGGGGTGGGGGGCTGGGACTTCGCCCTCGGCGTTACGGAACTTCCCGCCGCCTGA
- a CDS encoding PTS sugar transporter subunit IIB: MKFLAMCSTGLGSSFMVRMNIEDIVRELQLPDVSVEHCDISSAGPDSADVFFVAKDLEEAAAGLGDVVVLNSIIDKDELREAVKAAAVRHGAL, encoded by the coding sequence ATGAAGTTCCTGGCCATGTGCAGCACCGGGCTCGGCAGCAGTTTCATGGTGCGGATGAACATCGAGGACATCGTCCGTGAGCTTCAGCTCCCGGATGTCTCGGTGGAGCACTGCGACATCAGCTCGGCCGGTCCGGACAGCGCCGACGTCTTCTTCGTCGCGAAGGATCTGGAGGAGGCGGCGGCCGGGCTCGGTGATGTCGTCGTACTGAACAGCATCATCGACAAGGACGAGCTGCGCGAAGCGGTGAAGGCCGCGGCGGTGAGGCACGGGGCGCTCTGA
- a CDS encoding PTS sugar transporter subunit IIA: MLSELLTAEKIRFSSDSLTWRQAVTQVAEPLLAAGDITAGYVDAMIESIAAGGTYIHLGYGIALAHARPEAGAVRTSLSMLRLTEGPAPLLDLPEHAVDLYFCFAAVDATAHTTAMSSLARILSDTETREALRAAGSAAEVTTLIKRFEEDR, encoded by the coding sequence ATGCTCAGCGAACTGCTGACGGCGGAGAAGATACGTTTCTCCAGCGACAGCCTGACCTGGCGGCAGGCCGTGACCCAGGTCGCGGAACCCCTCCTCGCCGCCGGCGACATCACGGCCGGCTATGTCGACGCGATGATCGAGTCGATCGCCGCGGGCGGTACGTACATCCACCTCGGTTACGGGATCGCGCTGGCCCACGCGCGGCCCGAGGCCGGTGCCGTACGGACGTCGCTCTCGATGCTGCGGCTCACCGAGGGTCCCGCCCCGCTGCTGGACCTGCCGGAGCACGCCGTCGACCTCTACTTCTGCTTCGCGGCGGTCGACGCCACGGCGCACACCACGGCGATGTCGTCGCTCGCCCGCATTCTGTCGGACACGGAGACCCGCGAGGCGCTGCGCGCGGCGGGCTCGGCGGCCGAAGTCACCACGTTGATCAAGCGATTCGAGGAGGACCGATGA
- a CDS encoding PTS ascorbate transporter subunit IIC, with translation MNSVLNTFVDIFREPSVIIGLIALLGLVLQRKSLSDTLKGTIKAFVGFLVLAAGAGVVSDALTPFGEMFQHAFGVQGVVPNNEAIVGKVLTDYGSQAALIFFFGMVVNVLLARFTRFKYIYMSGHVALYLAAMIAVILIANGFSTWQAILWGALAQGLVTTLSPALVQPWMRKVTKQDNVALGHTGNFGIATSGLVGKLVGDTKKSTEDLKIPKNLGFLRDTTVVIAVSMGIIYLLVTLVAGPGYVESELSGGQWFLLWAVMQAGKFSAGVFIILAGVRVVLAEIIPAFKGISEKLVPNAKPALDVPIVFTFAPNAVLIGFLASFVGGLIGMGILVAVGGTIIIPGIVAHFMTGAASGVIGNATGGRRGAVLGAMTNGLMITFLPLLVLPFLGDVGLANSTFSDADFGVSGFLLGSAVRWGHAAVIILILASLVAVVVGSAITTRRETAKAAAQPTDTDDTPAEQPVA, from the coding sequence GTGAACAGCGTTCTGAATACCTTCGTGGACATCTTCCGCGAGCCATCCGTGATCATCGGACTGATCGCCCTGCTGGGGCTCGTACTCCAGCGCAAGTCCCTGTCGGACACCCTCAAGGGCACGATCAAGGCGTTTGTCGGCTTCCTGGTGCTGGCCGCCGGCGCGGGGGTGGTGTCCGACGCGCTGACGCCGTTCGGCGAGATGTTCCAGCACGCCTTCGGTGTGCAGGGCGTCGTACCGAACAACGAGGCGATCGTCGGCAAGGTGCTGACGGACTACGGCTCGCAGGCCGCGTTGATCTTCTTCTTCGGCATGGTCGTCAATGTGCTGCTGGCGCGGTTCACCCGCTTCAAGTACATCTACATGTCCGGCCATGTCGCGCTCTACCTCGCCGCGATGATCGCCGTCATCCTCATCGCCAACGGCTTCAGCACCTGGCAGGCGATCCTCTGGGGCGCCCTGGCGCAGGGCCTGGTCACCACGCTCTCCCCGGCCCTCGTACAGCCCTGGATGCGCAAGGTCACCAAGCAGGACAACGTGGCGCTCGGTCACACCGGCAACTTCGGTATCGCGACCAGCGGTCTGGTCGGCAAGCTGGTCGGTGACACGAAGAAGTCCACCGAGGACCTCAAGATCCCCAAGAACCTCGGCTTCCTCCGTGACACCACGGTCGTCATCGCGGTCTCGATGGGCATCATCTACCTGCTGGTGACGCTGGTGGCGGGCCCGGGTTACGTCGAGTCCGAGCTGAGCGGCGGCCAGTGGTTCCTGCTGTGGGCGGTCATGCAGGCCGGTAAGTTCTCCGCGGGTGTGTTCATCATCCTGGCCGGTGTACGGGTCGTCCTCGCCGAGATCATCCCCGCCTTCAAGGGCATCTCCGAGAAGCTGGTCCCCAACGCCAAGCCCGCGCTCGACGTCCCGATCGTCTTCACCTTCGCCCCGAACGCGGTCCTGATCGGCTTCCTCGCCAGCTTCGTCGGCGGTCTGATCGGGATGGGCATCCTGGTCGCGGTCGGCGGCACGATCATCATCCCCGGCATCGTCGCCCACTTCATGACGGGCGCCGCCTCCGGTGTCATCGGCAACGCGACGGGCGGCCGGCGCGGCGCGGTCCTGGGCGCCATGACCAACGGCCTGATGATCACCTTCCTCCCGCTCCTCGTCCTCCCCTTCCTGGGCGATGTCGGCCTCGCCAACTCCACCTTCTCCGACGCCGACTTCGGAGTCTCCGGCTTCCTCCTGGGCAGCGCGGTCCGCTGGGGCCACGCGGCGGTCATCATCCTGATCCTGGCCTCCCTGGTCGCGGTGGTCGTGGGCAGCGCGATCACCACGCGCAGAGAAACAGCGAAGGCGGCGGCGCAGCCAACGGACACGGACGACACCCCGGCCGAGCAGCCGGTGGCCTGA
- a CDS encoding TetR/AcrR family transcriptional regulator, whose translation MKTEPPSLSSGNAFCTVNSVPRAFSENARWNCSSVAQGINRTGMDQLCAVAQVSKRTAYQHFSGKDDLVAEYLRRFDPDVMAGVFDRTDLTPRERLLAVFEVPTSGPEELTPLCPYIAATVEIHDPEHPASQYARDYKLAIAARLAETAREAGAPHPEQLGEQLALLLDGASARTRVLNAESFPTAAAIATILINNALPTPPWPQKSKTTTA comes from the coding sequence ATGAAGACCGAGCCACCGTCGTTGAGCAGCGGCAACGCCTTCTGTACGGTGAACAGTGTGCCGCGCGCGTTCAGCGAGAACGCGCGATGGAACTGCTCCTCGGTGGCTCAGGGCATCAACCGCACCGGCATGGACCAACTCTGCGCAGTGGCCCAGGTCTCGAAGCGCACGGCCTACCAGCACTTCAGCGGCAAGGACGACCTGGTCGCCGAGTATCTGCGCCGGTTCGACCCCGACGTCATGGCCGGCGTGTTCGACCGTACGGACCTCACCCCCCGCGAACGGCTCCTCGCCGTCTTCGAGGTCCCCACGTCCGGCCCGGAGGAACTCACGCCCCTGTGCCCCTACATCGCGGCGACCGTCGAGATCCACGACCCCGAACACCCCGCGTCCCAATACGCGCGCGACTACAAACTCGCCATCGCCGCACGGCTCGCCGAAACCGCCCGCGAAGCCGGCGCCCCCCACCCCGAACAACTCGGCGAACAACTGGCGTTGCTCCTCGACGGCGCCTCCGCCCGCACCCGAGTCCTCAACGCCGAATCCTTCCCCACCGCCGCCGCCATCGCCACCATCCTCATCAACAACGCCCTCCCCACACCACCCTGGCCCCAGAAAAGCAAAACCACAACGGCGTGA
- a CDS encoding GntR family transcriptional regulator, which translates to MAEHKYAQVRDHLLRRVSDLPVGGQLPPEAALCEEYAVSRITLRRAVEELVNDGHLIREHGRGTFVTRPRYALKHRERFVSEVTGFFTQMSRQGHTVTSEVLAQKRVRAGARLGAALDISPAASVIRLERLRRVNGVVHHLAESYVEAERFESVLTADFSSTSLYAYLRAHHDVLLARNEIVVGLHACDRREAELLGVEGGSPLLLATSRVFDLNRKPVIHGTSKFLPQTAELSFDIIADAE; encoded by the coding sequence ATGGCCGAGCACAAGTACGCCCAGGTGCGCGACCATCTGCTGCGCCGGGTCAGTGATCTCCCCGTGGGGGGCCAGCTTCCTCCGGAGGCGGCGCTCTGCGAGGAGTACGCGGTGAGCCGCATCACACTGCGCCGCGCGGTGGAGGAGCTGGTCAATGACGGCCACCTCATCCGCGAGCACGGCCGGGGCACCTTCGTCACCCGCCCCCGTTACGCGCTGAAGCACCGGGAGCGGTTCGTCAGCGAGGTCACCGGCTTCTTCACCCAGATGAGCCGGCAGGGGCACACCGTCACCTCCGAGGTGCTCGCCCAGAAACGGGTGCGGGCGGGCGCGCGGCTCGGCGCCGCGCTCGACATCAGCCCGGCCGCGTCCGTCATCCGGCTGGAGCGGCTGCGCCGGGTGAACGGGGTGGTGCACCACCTCGCGGAGTCGTATGTGGAGGCGGAGCGGTTCGAGTCGGTTCTGACCGCGGACTTCTCCTCCACCTCCCTCTACGCGTATCTGCGCGCGCACCACGATGTGCTGCTCGCGCGGAACGAGATCGTCGTCGGTCTGCACGCGTGCGACCGGCGAGAGGCGGAGCTGCTGGGGGTGGAGGGGGGCTCGCCCCTGCTGCTGGCGACGTCGAGGGTGTTCGACCTCAACCGGAAACCGGTGATCCACGGGACGTCGAAGTTTCTGCCGCAGACGGCGGAGCTGTCGTTCGACATCATCGCGGACGCCGAGTAG
- a CDS encoding transketolase family protein — protein MTLPAVGTTSPAPRTTSPAPGTTSPALGTNDRRAIAVARALAMDAVESAGSGHPGTALALAPVAHLLFQRHIRHDPADAAWEGRDRFVLSCGHASILQYTQLYFTGYGLDLDDLRSFRQLGSLTPGHPELGHTTGVEMTTGPLGQGVATAVGMAMALKRDEGRFTGDSGGSGSGSGSGSGDNAGDGTGIPARTVWVLCSDGDLQEGISYEAGALAGRHRLDNLVVVWDDNSIQIEGSTDLTTREDTAARFAAQGWYVQTVGLGADGDIDTDALDGALSTAHATEGRPSLIVLKSQIAWPAPHAVNTPAAHGAPLGAAEVAATKALLGVAAEPFTVPADVLEHTRAALGRGAELHRAWDKALAEWSAAHPERAAARERAIRPLDAAEVAGAEAALPAFETGASIAPRDASGQVIQALAARLPRLWGGSADLGDSNRTTIADGGSFLPVGEEQNGGPAGRNIHWGVREHAMAAALNGIAIVGYDTPFAGTFLVFSDYERPSLRLAALMRLPVVHVWSHDSVALGADGPTHQPIEHLASLRAMPGLSVVRPADAAETAAAWLSALARPGAGRPGPVGLVLARQGLPVLPTPAEAVREGVARGAYVVAGAGETADVILLASGSEVALALAGRAALAERGIGARVVSVPCKDWFAEQDAAYRDAVLPPSVRARVVVEAASVFGWHDLIGDAGRAVTIDGFGLSASASDAMTAKGMTADAVVAAALESLGAVGSH, from the coding sequence GTGACCCTCCCCGCCGTCGGTACGACCAGCCCCGCTCCCCGTACGACCAGCCCCGCTCCCGGTACGACCAGCCCCGCGCTCGGCACGAACGACCGCCGCGCCATCGCCGTGGCCCGTGCCCTCGCCATGGACGCCGTCGAGTCGGCCGGATCCGGCCACCCCGGCACCGCGCTGGCGCTCGCGCCCGTCGCGCATCTGCTGTTCCAGCGGCACATACGGCACGATCCGGCGGACGCGGCGTGGGAGGGGCGCGACCGGTTCGTGCTCTCCTGCGGGCACGCGAGCATCCTCCAGTACACCCAGCTCTACTTCACGGGGTACGGGCTCGACCTCGACGACCTGCGAAGCTTCCGGCAGCTCGGCTCCCTGACGCCCGGTCACCCCGAACTCGGGCACACCACCGGCGTCGAGATGACGACCGGGCCGCTCGGGCAGGGCGTCGCCACCGCCGTGGGCATGGCCATGGCGCTCAAGCGGGACGAGGGCCGGTTCACGGGCGACAGCGGCGGCAGCGGCAGCGGCAGCGGCAGCGGCAGCGGGGACAATGCCGGCGACGGCACCGGGATCCCCGCCCGTACCGTCTGGGTGCTCTGCTCCGACGGCGACCTCCAGGAAGGCATCTCGTACGAGGCCGGCGCGCTCGCCGGGCGGCACCGCCTCGACAACCTCGTCGTCGTCTGGGACGACAACAGCATCCAGATCGAGGGCTCCACCGATCTGACCACCCGTGAGGACACCGCCGCCCGCTTCGCCGCGCAGGGCTGGTACGTCCAGACCGTCGGCCTCGGCGCCGACGGCGACATCGACACCGACGCGCTCGACGGCGCGCTCTCCACCGCGCACGCCACCGAGGGCCGGCCCAGCCTGATCGTGCTGAAGTCGCAGATCGCCTGGCCCGCGCCGCACGCCGTCAACACGCCCGCCGCGCACGGCGCGCCGCTCGGCGCGGCCGAAGTCGCCGCCACGAAGGCGCTGTTGGGCGTGGCCGCCGAGCCGTTCACCGTACCGGCCGACGTCCTGGAGCACACCAGGGCCGCCCTGGGGCGCGGCGCCGAGCTGCACCGCGCCTGGGACAAGGCGCTGGCCGAGTGGAGCGCGGCGCACCCGGAGCGGGCCGCCGCGCGCGAGCGCGCGATCCGGCCGCTCGACGCGGCGGAGGTGGCCGGCGCCGAGGCCGCGCTGCCCGCCTTCGAGACGGGCGCCTCGATCGCGCCCCGCGACGCGTCCGGCCAGGTCATCCAGGCGCTCGCCGCGCGGCTGCCGCGCCTGTGGGGCGGCAGCGCCGACCTGGGCGACAGCAACCGTACGACCATCGCCGACGGCGGCTCCTTCCTCCCCGTAGGGGAGGAGCAGAACGGCGGTCCCGCCGGGCGCAACATTCACTGGGGCGTACGCGAGCACGCCATGGCCGCCGCGCTCAACGGCATCGCCATCGTCGGCTACGACACCCCCTTCGCCGGCACGTTCCTCGTCTTCAGCGACTACGAGCGTCCGTCGCTGCGCCTCGCGGCCCTGATGCGGCTGCCCGTCGTCCACGTCTGGTCGCACGACTCCGTGGCGCTCGGCGCCGATGGCCCGACCCACCAGCCGATCGAACACCTCGCCTCGCTGCGCGCGATGCCGGGCCTCTCCGTGGTCCGCCCGGCCGACGCCGCCGAGACCGCCGCCGCCTGGCTGAGCGCCCTGGCGCGGCCGGGCGCGGGCCGCCCCGGGCCGGTCGGGCTGGTGCTGGCGCGCCAGGGTCTGCCGGTGCTGCCGACACCCGCCGAGGCGGTACGGGAGGGTGTGGCGCGCGGGGCGTATGTGGTGGCAGGGGCCGGTGAGACGGCCGATGTCATCCTGCTGGCCAGCGGCAGCGAGGTGGCCCTGGCACTCGCCGGGCGGGCGGCGCTCGCGGAGCGCGGGATCGGCGCGCGCGTCGTCTCCGTACCGTGCAAGGACTGGTTCGCCGAGCAGGACGCGGCGTACCGGGACGCGGTGCTCCCGCCGTCGGTCCGCGCGCGCGTGGTCGTCGAGGCGGCGTCGGTCTTCGGCTGGCACGACCTGATCGGCGACGCGGGACGCGCCGTGACGATCGACGGGTTCGGGCTGTCGGCGTCGGCGTCGGACGCGATGACGGCGAAGGGGATGACGGCGGACGCGGTGGTCGCGGCGGCGCTGGAATCGCTCGGCGCGGTGGGATCCCACTGA
- a CDS encoding PucR family transcriptional regulator, whose translation MAASLTGRRLTRAEILSRRTLGEQAAEAGLQLRALVGAHLAAARADWPEAGDPDSVLAAVEQAVDAFAEGYERAQRLAVRQETAARREFIDDLLYGRSDLGRLAERAERFGLRLSYEHAVAVAEGFVAYDEEDAVPRAVEQALLGRFGDRSVLLTTKAGRMVCVAPGDQAEVLSYFAKRAYAATDGGRVAVGRPQPGVGGVVQSYEEALNVLDLAERLGMDEPVLRAADLLVYPVLTRDRHAMTELVLNTLGPLESARGGAQPLLETLTVYFDAGCVAAEAARRLSLSVRALTYRLERIHKLTGADPADPTHRYTLQTAVIGARLMGWPEKTF comes from the coding sequence ATGGCCGCCTCGCTCACCGGCCGCCGCCTCACCCGCGCGGAGATCCTCTCCCGCCGCACCCTGGGCGAGCAGGCCGCCGAGGCCGGCCTCCAACTGCGCGCGCTGGTCGGCGCGCACCTCGCCGCCGCCCGCGCCGACTGGCCCGAGGCCGGCGACCCCGACAGCGTCCTGGCCGCCGTCGAGCAGGCCGTCGACGCGTTCGCCGAGGGGTACGAGCGCGCGCAGCGCCTCGCCGTACGGCAGGAGACCGCCGCGCGCCGGGAGTTCATCGACGACCTGCTGTACGGCCGCAGCGACCTCGGCCGGCTGGCCGAGCGCGCCGAACGGTTCGGGCTGCGCCTCTCGTACGAGCACGCCGTCGCCGTCGCCGAGGGCTTCGTCGCGTACGACGAGGAGGACGCCGTGCCGCGCGCCGTGGAGCAGGCGCTGCTCGGCCGGTTCGGCGACCGCAGTGTGCTGCTCACCACGAAGGCCGGCCGCATGGTGTGCGTCGCGCCGGGCGACCAGGCCGAGGTGCTCTCGTACTTCGCGAAGCGGGCGTACGCGGCGACGGACGGCGGCCGGGTCGCGGTCGGCCGGCCGCAGCCCGGCGTGGGCGGGGTCGTCCAGTCGTACGAGGAGGCGCTGAACGTCCTCGATCTCGCCGAGCGGCTCGGCATGGACGAACCGGTGCTGCGCGCCGCCGATCTGCTGGTCTATCCGGTGCTCACCCGGGACCGGCACGCCATGACGGAGCTGGTCCTCAACACCCTGGGCCCGCTGGAGTCCGCCCGGGGCGGCGCCCAGCCGCTGCTCGAAACCCTCACGGTCTACTTCGACGCGGGGTGCGTGGCGGCGGAGGCGGCGCGGCGGCTGTCACTGAGCGTACGGGCCCTGACGTACCGCCTTGAGCGGATCCACAAGCTGACCGGGGCCGATCCGGCGGATCCCACACACCGCTACACCTTGCAGACGGCCGTGATCGGGGCGAGGCTGATGGGCTGGCCCGAAAAAACGTTCTGA